The DNA region tatttacataccatttttgtatggacagcaaccaaaattgtatggagacttgtatggatgaaccaatcacacaaaatagtttattttgtcatagggaaggcccacaCTTTtgtgagtcaaataaaaaaatacaaataaaatccatttccgggtttggtagagaattgctctgttaacatcaaatcaatcgatattttatataaaaatttgctagaatttatggaaatcaaaaccataaagatCGGCTTTGCCTTCTTGCGTTCTTGATGaggaaatatttcagtgaaatgtttcgcattggttatcttataattttaatttattaaattgttttgactaatgtcaaaaaactttaaataaaagttgacgttagaattcatcaaataacacagtttggaCATTCACAATGCAaatttatatccaaataattgttaaaacaagatgaggtgtccgggtttcgaagcgccCGGGAATTTGAATTATGACgttaatcaatttttcaaaatatttggctTAAAAGATTTTTGGTCTTCCCAAATGTCGACGTCAACTTCTTGTTAAAATGACAATTGAACACTAGTTTACTTAGTAAACTATGATTTAGTTTGTGAATAAGACCTCACTCTTTCTTTGACACCGTTACTAAGCAGTCGATCTTTTTGTTTACTCTACCAACACTTCTAGTAccaaaaatgcacaaaattgGCCAACTTTCAGCTTGCGTTTTCTTACCACTCTCGACATTCGACATGTCCACAGCATTTTTAACTTCtttgacattttaaattacATCAAAACGAGACCAAGAAACCTATCCGTTTGAAAATAGAAAcattcatatttttattaactacaaaaatacaaatgtatgactcaaatttggtaaaattttaaatacgaaTGAATTCCGTTAAAGACAGTCGaaactaaacaattttttttttctaaattcccTTCTTCTTACAGACTCGACACAATGGGCCGCGCCCTGATGACCCACCTGGTGCTGCACTACTCTACCTTTTTCGCGATGGTCATCTTTCTCAACCCGGAGGACGTGGTGGCAGCCGGTTTGCACGAACCCATCGGTGACTGTACGGCCAGGACGCCCGTTCACACGGTGCTCAAAACGCTGGATAAACGAACTTACCTGTGCGCCGAGGACTACGACGAAAAGTACTTTGATTTCCACTGTTTGGACCGGGCTCCGCGCGAGGGTTCCTACTGGTACACAATCTGCGGGACACCGTTCGAGTGAGTTGCTTGCTTTTGCGAAGGTTTAGAGGATTGTGCGTTGATTGAGGGCTTTCTTTCTTGGGTTGCTTGCAGGAATCGCGCCGAGTACGTGCTGGTAATGATGCTGATTAGCTTCGTCGCGTTGATGGTCTTCCGGTCGATCCACTTCGATTACGACGTTCGGTTCGAAATTTACGACCTCGTTCGGAAGGACAAATCCGGCCAGCAGCAACCGTTGGTGGGCAGCAAGCAGAGCAAAAAGAACAAGTGACTTGCAAGATGAGTCATGtaattcaaattaataaaaCCGCTTAACgcaacaaagtgaaataaacaaTCATGGCAAGCACTAGCACTCCGACCGGAACGGCCACCATCACCATCCAGTTACTTTCTTTGGTCTCCTCCACCTGAACTCGTTTACGTTCGCGGTGCTTCTTGCGGCCGCCTACTTTTCTCTCATACTCCTCCAACTCGCGTTGATTTTCTGCCTCCTCCTGCTCCTTTTGGGCGCGCTCGCGCTCGGTCAGCACCTGCTCCTTGGCGGCCTTTACGGATTTGCAGCTTTCGTCGCACTCCAGTGACCGGGGGTTGGTGCGGGCCGCACTGCAGGCCACCTCCAGCCTCCGGTGGCGGCATTCGCAGGTGATTTTCacctttttggtgcacgcttcCGGGTTCGGACAGTCGCCGGAGTGGCACGTCGAGTTGCAGCGATGGCCACAGGGGAACTGCGAGGTAGGAAGAATTGTTGTTTTTATCATGTTCCTGTTTTTAACATTTATAAAACTTacatttttgatacatttttgcCCGCAGCTCAGAATCCCCTCGCGGAACGCCACCAACTCCTGCTCCGTCTTGTCGCTGCTGTAAAACTCATGACACTTGTAGAAGATCTGCGTCAGTCCGCAGTGGCAGGCCACCTTTGTCGGCGCCTGGCAGGGATTGCACGGTGGCGGATGACACGGTCGCTTGCACGGATGGGAACACCCGGCGGGACGCGGGATGATGCAACCCGCCGTGCAAGACTGGCACCTCGGGTCTTCTTCGGTTGTGTCGCGTTTCTTGAAGGCGTGACACTGGAGGGGACAGGTGTGGACGCCGCATTTTAAAGCGCGACCACATTCGCGCCCACAGGACGCCGGTTTAGAGTTGTAACAAGGCCACTGCGCCGTTTCGTGACCTCCGATGCAGGTCACGGGGACTGGGACCTGACATTGAGGGTGCGGCAACTGCTTAATCTCGACGATTTCCATTGGAACGTCCCACGGACCGACGggtttgaagtttttgtctttGGTGACTACGCGGACCGCGTCGTGGCACTTGGCCGCGCAGGGATGGGCGCAGTTGGTGGTATCGTTGGGGAGTTCACAGATCTTCTGGCACGGCGGACAGTCGCCCTGGTGGCAGTGGTGCGGGTTCGTGTGGTGACACTTGGAGTGGATTCGACAGGGAAGTCGGCATTTTGGAGCGCCGATTTTCTTCTCGCGGCCGCACGGAACCTCCTGGGTCGTGCCCGTACACCTGCACTTGACGGTTGCTTTCTGGTTGCAGGGATAACACGGTCCGTGGTGGCAGAGTGAATTGCACTTGTGCTTGCCGCAAGGCAGCGTTTTCCCGCAAACTTTATCACACGGAGGACATTGGCTGTCGCAGCACTTACGGTTACAGGGATGTTTGCCGCAGCTTCGTACGTTCTTGCACTTCAGGTCACAATTGAGCACTTTGTGGCAAGCAACTTCCTTGCTCAAGGAACCACAGCGGCAGGCCTTGCGAACCAGTTCCAAGCATTGGCCACATTTCCCCAAGTGACACCGTTCGCTGCAGCGATGCTGTTCACATTCCAGGTACTTTTGGCAAGTATCTCCGCACGTTCCAATGTCCTCGGAGCAAGACGCGACGGAGCTAGTTTTGCCACAAGGACAAGTCCTAGGCAATCCCAACGGACACTCGCCGCAGTCACCTTCGTGGCAAACTTTTTCGCAGCTGTGCAATCCGCACGCGTACTTCTTGCCGCAAACCTTCCCGCAGGACCAACGCGACTCGGAACAGTTCACCTCTTTGGTTCGTGAACCGCACGCACATTTCTGTTTGCTTCGGCTCGTACACGGTGGACACTCCGACGCCGCGTGGCATACACCGCCACACTCGTGGATTCCGCAGTTCCGTTTGAGCTTGCACGTCTTCAGACAGGTCCAGGATCGCTGCGAGCAACGAATCGTTTTCGCGTTCGACTGGCACGACACGACGACCGTCTGCGGACACGGCGGACACGGTCCCGGATGGCACAGCAGGACACAGTTGTGACCGCAGTCCGGCACGAGCCGCTTCCGGCAAGTCTCGCCGCACGAGTGCGGTATCAACCAGAGGTGATTTGCCGGGTTCAACTCCTTGGCGCAAAAGCACTCGTAGTGGCGCGGAATGTCCACCGGTTCGTACTCCTTGCGGCACTTCGGACAGTCCCAGTGCACCGACAGTGCCGGCTTCGGGATGTACTCGCCCCGACTGTTGTAGTAACCTTCCTGCTGTTCGTGGGAGATTCGCTTCTGCGAAATGCTATCGTTCGCCCACCGTTGAATGCACAGCAGATGAAAGAACGTGTAGCAACTCTTGCAGGACCAGATCGAGTCCGCCCGCTTCACCGTGCCAATGCAGATCAAACAAACCGCCGAACGGGACTCCAGCAGGTTCTGCAGGTACTCCTGGGTCTTGCCAATATCCCCACCACCGCCTCCGTAGTTCTTCAGCACGGATCCCAAAATGTCCTGCGTCGGGCCATCACTTCCACCCCGCTCATCCTCATCCTCGCTGGACTCGTACGACTGCTGGGCGGCGTACTTTTTGGCCGCTTCCAGGTTCTTCTGGTGGGCCTGAGCGAACTTTTCCTCGGACTTTTTCAGCGAACTCGATGGGCCACCGCTGTTAGCCGGTGTTTTGACGTTTTTCACCTTTGGCTGCTGCTGGCCATCCGTCGACCCCGCGTTGTTTCCCCGATTCCACGGGTTGGCCGGTTGCGCGTTGCCTTTGTGGTGGTGACGGTTTCGGGTGGACATTTCCGCTGGCTTTTTGGCTAGAATTGAGGAACTTTATGAGCTGCTGATTGCGTGCAAAATTTTGCGTGGAGATTTTCCTTTACCGTTTGGCGTTTCGCTTTCTGACGTGGTTCTTTGTCGGCGTTCCTGCGAGTTGGGTGACGTTTTTCCACTGCACGCGAGAATCGATAAAGAAGCTCTCTGAAGATAGCTTTGTGAGCTATTCACTGagcagttttaaaattttgcttcgctTCGTTTTCACAGTCTCCTcggattttagcggattgcagactagATTAGACTCTAATCCCAAGCCCAAGTTGCCTGGAAATCGATAATTGGTAATAggtagaaccaattccacctgaaccagattctcaccaccatggcagccgtccattgccgaccgctcccatctccaccgcgcaccagggacaaggaaagggattagGAAGAAGGGAAGCGTTGATGCTCTacttttttcagagtattaTGGGAATATCTCCATGGTATCTACTGAGCAGTCTTGAAAGTTGATTACAATTTATAAAATGTATGAATGTATGAAACTGATTATCTAGACTTAAAGTTATTTttgccaagttttttttttttgtcatcaatttgattgtccacgctccatacaaaaaagtttttttatggacaattaTTATAGCCAGTATAACTTTTAGCACTGACATTGAAAGGTTAATTTTcccttctgttatttttggtacagaaaagtaggccattttgTCAATCGACCAAGACAGTAAAAGTAagcagtttcacgacggaattgcactTCTTCCGCTCTAATtgtgtccgtcccatatgtaaaaacagcaagccgagaaaaacgcgtgtcaaagttgtcccgcccataaggctacgtgttagaatttcacgaaaagtggattttctccggctttctagaacaaagtgctACATTTTATTGggttttctgatagtttacaagattttgaaccaaactgcatcattaagcataggcataggtgcccacccgcagctgctactccgttattgaccaggacctccagaagttacatccacgagccgtggaagatgagtgggagctatctttcctcgcttcgcaacttctcaaaggcccctatcatgctgttcaataccggcgccggccacgaccagtggtagggtcacggggaagtggatgggaatgttagtccgatacttgagtgatagagaccgcccaatcgactgcatctccaccaaagtatcacatgagttttgagggggttagtagatgggtatgaggtcaggattcacgagtggcagtgatgtgacggatgtgaccatgagcattttgtttatcggttgaaaattataaatcttaggcagccggctgcggaaagatagataattgattatttaaaatgtttttttttatcgaacgcgtgccagccgagcagtagtgctatgggctggacttatcagtatatttttaatgttcgcaattcgcaattttcagtgtaagaacgggccttgaccgatcttatgcactaggttcccgacgaacacgcactgcccttacacctacatctcacccttgctctgagtcagtacgaacagcacgctagaacacgctttgagtgttcgtgccaggcatgcacaccttcttttccggttacgcattttaactcggccgggggtggtacattacgtagggtttgatgtaagtataagcgcctaaccatttatagtgtgcctatcaactttcattaatgcaaaaactgttttatttttagtttgaattcaaaaacttattgttatttactgtgtattgttttctgctgaaatcttccctattgttgagtctgtttatctgttgctatttcttttgtcgcggtgttttgttacaatttttggtcctaagcatgttaaaaagttcaccaaaaatacaatagtaatatttgtgttaatcctttaaccattccataaattgagtaagggctcaaacctcacttgtttgaaaaaagggtgaagattgaaaacaattgacagtaaaagagaatttatttaataaaaatcaagtatcaatagtaagagaatgatgagcgtattttgaagaataaaaatgagaagctagatgtattagatgtaaaattagacaatagttaataaatagagatacaaaacaagcttagattatagtaatgataatttataggacagataaagaattattcaaataaataaattcgcaataaaatcaaaaaaagattaggcgaatgataaatagacttgatattactagtacattaaggaaaaaaatatttttaaggaaaaaaaaaacaaaacaaagtttgttacagcattattaattgatagaaaagagtgaaaatgctttgagagataagagaatcaaaagttagtaaaattaaaatcaaatgttgttttacaggctaaaaaaaaaattacaggctaaaataaataataaaaatcaaaaaagatggatttttattcaaaatttagtttttttcaactttgttaatgaagtactttttttgtgtgcatttgtgcgatctgaaaattttgcagcttaaaatttgaaccatgtcctaacttgtctccaaatttcaaagtgcacttatgtgcactttttgagttatatgccatttttaacattttgattcatgcaacgaaattaatgatttcgcgtatacgcttggttaaaatcacattatttacctgcggaggcagaaatgacgtacctgctatgcatgttttgaaattgatttgatattcatgattttgttggcacttaggtacgtttaataaaattagaaattcctattcaaagagaggtggattttaactcaagaaaaaggggagggagattgaacgtaaatcagaaacttt from Culex quinquefasciatus strain JHB chromosome 3, VPISU_Cqui_1.0_pri_paternal, whole genome shotgun sequence includes:
- the LOC6045506 gene encoding NF-X1-type zinc finger protein NFXL1 — protein: MSTRNRHHHKGNAQPANPWNRGNNAGSTDGQQQPKVKNVKTPANSGGPSSSLKKSEEKFAQAHQKNLEAAKKYAAQQSYESSEDEDERGGSDGPTQDILGSVLKNYGGGGGDIGKTQEYLQNLLESRSAVCLICIGTVKRADSIWSCKSCYTFFHLLCIQRWANDSISQKRISHEQQEGYYNSRGEYIPKPALSVHWDCPKCRKEYEPVDIPRHYECFCAKELNPANHLWLIPHSCGETCRKRLVPDCGHNCVLLCHPGPCPPCPQTVVVSCQSNAKTIRCSQRSWTCLKTCKLKRNCGIHECGGVCHAASECPPCTSRSKQKCACGSRTKEVNCSESRWSCGKVCGKKYACGLHSCEKVCHEGDCGECPLGLPRTCPCGKTSSVASCSEDIGTCGDTCQKYLECEQHRCSERCHLGKCGQCLELVRKACRCGSLSKEVACHKVLNCDLKCKNVRSCGKHPCNRKCCDSQCPPCDKVCGKTLPCGKHKCNSLCHHGPCYPCNQKATVKCRCTGTTQEVPCGREKKIGAPKCRLPCRIHSKCHHTNPHHCHQGDCPPCQKICELPNDTTNCAHPCAAKCHDAVRVVTKDKNFKPVGPWDVPMEIVEIKQLPHPQCQVPVPVTCIGGHETAQWPCYNSKPASCGRECGRALKCGVHTCPLQCHAFKKRDTTEEDPRCQSCTAGCIIPRPAGCSHPCKRPCHPPPCNPCQAPTKVACHCGLTQIFYKCHEFYSSDKTEQELVAFREGILSCGQKCIKNFPCGHRCNSTCHSGDCPNPEACTKKVKITCECRHRRLEVACSAARTNPRSLECDESCKSVKAAKEQVLTERERAQKEQEEAENQRELEEYERKVGGRKKHRERKRVQVEETKESNWMVMVAVPVGVLVLAMIVYFTLLR